The following proteins come from a genomic window of Dromaius novaehollandiae isolate bDroNov1 unplaced genomic scaffold, bDroNov1.hap1 HAP1_SCAFFOLD_27, whole genome shotgun sequence:
- the LOC135326386 gene encoding olfactory receptor 14A16-like: protein LHYGTLMGSRACVKMAAAAWASGFLYALLHTANTFSIPLCQGNTVDQFFCEIPKILKLSCSDSYLRELGLLVVSMCLGFGCSVFIVVSYVQIFTAVLRIPSEQGRHKAFSMCLPHLAVVSLFISTGMFAYLKPPSLSSPALDLVVAVLYSVVPPAVNSLIYSMRNKELKEALRKMIQLVVFQQQ, encoded by the coding sequence ctgcactatgggaccctcatgggcagcagagcttgtgtcaaaatggcagcagctgcctgggccagtggttttctctatgctctcctgcacactgctaacacattttcaataccactctgccaaggcaacacagtggaccagttcttctgtgaaatccccaagatcctcaagctctcctgctcagactcctacctcagggaacttgggcttcttgtggttagtatgtgtttaggctttgggtgttccgttttcattgtggtgtcctacgtgcagatcttcactgctgtgctgaggatcccctctgagcagggccgccacaaagccttttccatgtgcctcccgcacctggccgtggtctccctgttcatcagcactggcatgtttgcctacctgaagcccccctccctctcctccccagctctggatctggtggtggctgttctgtactcagtggtgcctccagcagtgaactccctcatctacagcatgaggaacaaggagctcaaggaggcactgaggaaaatgattcaaCTGGTagtatttcagcagcaataa
- the LOC135326387 gene encoding olfactory receptor 14A16-like: MSNSSSLNEFLLLAFADTRELQLLHFSLFLGIYLAALLGNGLIITAVACDHHLHTPMYFFLLNLSLLDLGSISVTVPKSMANSLRDTRAISYLGCAAQVFLVGILFAAEYSLLTVMAYDRYIAICRPLHYGTLMDSRACVKMAAAAWASGFLNALLHTANTFSIPLCQGNTVEQFFCEIPQILKLSCSDSYLREVGLLVVSVFLIFGCFIFIVLSYVQIFTAVLRIPSEQGRHKAFSMCLPHLAVVSLFISTVMIAYLKPPSLSSPALDLVVAVLYSVVPPALNPLIYSMRNKELKDALGKVLSWPFFSSGNIAIALHK, translated from the coding sequence atgtccaacagcagctccctcaacgagttcctcctcctggcgtttgctgacacacgggagctgcagctcttgcacttctccctcttcctgggcatctacctggctgccctcctgggcaacggcctcatcatcacagccgtagcctgtgaccaccacctccacacccccatgtacttcttcctcctcaacctctccctcctcgaccttggctccatctccgtcactgtccccaaatccatggccaattctctgagggacaccagggccatttcctacttgggatgtgctgcccaggtcttcctggttgggATCCTGTTTGCAGccgagtattctctcctcacagtcatggcctatgaccgctacattgccatctgcagacccctgcactacgggaccctcatggacagtagagcttgtgtcaaaatggcagcagctgcctgggccagtggttttctcaatgctctcctgcacactgctaacacattttcaataccactctgccaaggcaacacagtggagcagttcttctgtgaaatcccccagatcctcaagctctcctgttcagattcctacctcagggaagtgggccttcttgtggttagtgtttttttaatctttggttgtttcattttcattgtgctgtcctacgtgcagatcttcactgctgtgctgaggatcccatctgagcagggccggcacaaagccttttccatgtgcctcccgcacctggccgtggtctccctattcatcagcactgtcatgattgcctacctgaagcccccctccctctcctccccagctctggatctggtggtggctgttctgtactcagtggtgcctccagcactgaaccccctcatctacagtaTGAGGAACAAGGAACTCAAAGATGCGCTGGGGAAagtgctttcatggccatttttcagcagtggtaacattgccattgctctccacaaatga